From one Catenuloplanes nepalensis genomic stretch:
- the glmM gene encoding phosphoglucosamine mutase: MGRLFGTDGVRGKANADLTPELAMSVAVAAAHVLAEADRSHPPLAIVGRDPRASGEMLEAAVVAGLASAGATVLRVGVLPTPGVAYLVGETKADFGVMVSASHNPMPDNGIKLFAAGGHKLPDDIEAKIEAAIEANNGGWTRPVGAAIGRVHDLLDGADHYVKHLVAATPHPLAGIKVVVDCANGAPADVAPAAFSEAGAEVVVINAEPDGLNINEECGATHLESLQAAVVEHGAHLGIGLDGDADRCLAVSAAGEVVDGDEIMGILAVAMRDAGTLTDDTLVTTVMSNLGLRIAMREAGIQLRETKVGDRYVLDELRASNLALGGEQSGHVVMPAHATTGDGTLTGLHLMARMAATGKSLAELASVMTKLPQVLINVPVSDRAAVAVAPAVKAAVAEAEAELGETGRVLLRPSGTEQLVRVMIEAATAETAQRVAERVADVVRTV; encoded by the coding sequence ATGGGGCGGCTCTTTGGCACCGACGGCGTGCGCGGCAAGGCCAACGCGGATCTGACACCGGAGTTGGCGATGTCCGTGGCGGTCGCGGCCGCGCATGTGCTCGCCGAGGCGGACCGCAGCCACCCGCCGCTGGCGATCGTGGGCCGTGACCCCCGGGCCAGCGGCGAGATGCTGGAGGCGGCCGTGGTCGCGGGCCTGGCCAGCGCCGGGGCGACCGTGCTGAGGGTGGGCGTGCTGCCCACGCCCGGCGTGGCGTACCTGGTGGGCGAGACCAAAGCGGACTTCGGCGTGATGGTCTCCGCCTCGCACAACCCGATGCCGGACAACGGCATCAAGCTCTTCGCGGCCGGTGGGCACAAGCTGCCCGACGACATCGAGGCGAAGATCGAGGCGGCGATCGAGGCCAACAACGGCGGCTGGACCCGGCCGGTCGGCGCCGCGATCGGCCGCGTGCACGACCTGCTGGACGGCGCGGACCACTACGTGAAGCACCTGGTCGCGGCCACACCGCACCCGCTCGCGGGCATCAAGGTCGTGGTCGACTGTGCGAACGGCGCGCCCGCGGACGTGGCACCGGCCGCGTTCAGCGAGGCCGGCGCCGAGGTGGTCGTGATCAACGCGGAGCCGGACGGGCTGAACATCAACGAGGAGTGCGGCGCCACTCACCTGGAGAGCCTGCAGGCCGCGGTGGTCGAGCACGGCGCGCACCTTGGCATCGGCCTGGACGGCGACGCGGACCGCTGCCTGGCGGTCTCCGCCGCCGGCGAGGTGGTCGACGGCGACGAGATCATGGGCATTCTGGCGGTGGCCATGCGCGACGCCGGCACGCTCACGGACGACACGCTGGTCACCACCGTGATGAGCAACCTGGGCCTGCGGATCGCCATGCGTGAGGCCGGCATCCAGCTCCGCGAGACAAAGGTCGGCGACCGGTACGTGCTGGACGAGCTGCGCGCCTCCAACCTGGCGCTGGGCGGCGAGCAGAGCGGCCACGTGGTGATGCCCGCGCACGCCACCACCGGCGACGGCACGCTGACCGGCCTGCACCTGATGGCGCGGATGGCCGCGACCGGCAAGTCCCTCGCGGAGCTGGCGTCGGTGATGACGAAGCTGCCGCAGGTGCTGATCAACGTGCCGGTCTCGGACCGGGCCGCGGTCGCGGTCGCACCGGCGGTCAAGGCCGCGGTGGCCGAGGCCGAGGCCGAGCTGGGCGAGACCGGCCGGGTGCTGCTGCGCCCGTCCGGCACGGAGCAACTGGTCCGCGTCATGATCGAGGCGGCGACCGCGGAGACCGCGCAGCGCGTGGCCGAGCGGGTCGCGGACGTGGTGCGCACGGTCTAG
- the rpsI gene encoding 30S ribosomal protein S9, translated as MTRVPRGERPIQTVGRRKQAIVRVRLVPGTGKVTCNGRDIEAYFPSKVHQQLIREPLVTTEKTEMFDVIANLHGGGITGQAGALRLGIARALISNDGDDRPALKKAGFLTRDPRVKESKKYGLKKARKAPQYSKR; from the coding sequence CTGACCCGCGTGCCGCGCGGCGAGCGCCCGATCCAGACCGTGGGCCGCCGCAAGCAGGCCATCGTCCGGGTCCGCCTCGTGCCGGGCACCGGCAAGGTCACCTGTAACGGCCGTGACATCGAGGCCTACTTCCCGAGCAAGGTGCACCAGCAGCTCATCCGTGAGCCGCTGGTGACCACGGAGAAGACCGAGATGTTCGACGTCATCGCGAACCTGCACGGCGGCGGCATCACCGGCCAGGCCGGCGCGCTGCGCCTCGGCATCGCCCGTGCCCTCATCAGCAACGACGGCGACGACCGCCCGGCGCTGAAGAAGGCCGGCTTCCTCACCCGTGACCCGCGGGTCAAGGAGAGCAAGAAGTACGGTCTCAAGAAGGCTCGCAAGGCGCCGCAGTACTCGAAGCGCTGA
- a CDS encoding uroporphyrinogen-III synthase produces the protein MSDELSGFTIGVTADRRRDELASLLERRGARVVLAPALRIVPIADDTELRAATRACLDTPPDIVMANTGIGMRGWLEAAEGWGLGEPLRAVLAGAYTVARGPKARGAIRAAGLHDQWSPDSESCEEVVEHLKEYGVAGKTIAMQLHGDRQPECSDALEAAGARVIEVPVYRWAPPTDPAPLHRLVDLIASRLVDAVTFTSAPAVSALLRAAGPSADSVLEAMRNDVLAACVGPVTAAPLRRHDVPVIAPARARLGAMVRTLVDELPQRALNLKIGSHVLTLRGHAAVIDGELKPLAPAPMAVLRALAATPGRVLSRAALLRTLPRGADEHAVEMAVARLRAGLGTPGVVQTVVKRGYRLPVD, from the coding sequence ATGTCTGACGAGCTCAGCGGCTTCACGATCGGGGTCACCGCCGACCGGCGCCGGGACGAGCTGGCGTCCCTGCTGGAGCGGCGCGGGGCCCGTGTCGTGCTCGCGCCCGCGCTCCGCATCGTCCCGATCGCCGACGACACCGAGCTCCGCGCCGCGACCCGCGCCTGCCTGGACACCCCGCCGGACATCGTGATGGCGAACACGGGCATCGGCATGCGCGGCTGGCTGGAGGCGGCCGAGGGCTGGGGGCTCGGCGAACCGCTCCGAGCCGTGCTGGCCGGCGCGTACACGGTCGCCCGCGGTCCCAAGGCACGCGGTGCCATCCGCGCCGCCGGCCTGCACGACCAGTGGTCGCCCGACTCGGAGAGCTGCGAGGAGGTCGTCGAGCACCTCAAGGAGTACGGCGTCGCCGGCAAGACCATCGCGATGCAGCTACACGGCGACCGCCAGCCCGAGTGCTCCGACGCGCTGGAGGCGGCCGGCGCCCGGGTGATCGAGGTCCCGGTCTACCGCTGGGCCCCGCCGACCGATCCGGCCCCACTGCACCGCCTCGTCGACCTGATCGCCAGCCGGCTCGTCGACGCGGTCACGTTCACCTCGGCCCCGGCCGTCAGCGCGCTGCTGCGCGCCGCCGGGCCGTCCGCCGACTCGGTCCTCGAAGCGATGCGCAACGACGTGCTGGCGGCCTGCGTGGGGCCGGTCACCGCCGCTCCGCTGCGCCGCCACGACGTCCCGGTCATCGCACCGGCCCGGGCCCGCCTCGGCGCCATGGTCCGCACGCTCGTCGACGAGCTTCCCCAGCGCGCGCTCAACCTCAAGATCGGCAGCCACGTCCTCACCCTCCGCGGTCACGCCGCGGTCATCGACGGCGAGCTCAAGCCGTTGGCCCCGGCGCCGATGGCGGTCCTGCGCGCGCTGGCGGCGACGCCCGGTCGCGTCCTGTCCCGCGCCGCGCTGCTGCGCACGCTCCCGCGCGGCGCGGACGAGCACGCGGTCGAGATGGCGGTGGCCCGGCTGCGCGCCGGTCTCGGCACGCCGGGAGTGGTGCAGACCGTGGTCAAGCGCGGCTACCGGCTCCCGGTCGACTGA
- the rplM gene encoding 50S ribosomal protein L13, with protein sequence MRTYSPKPGEIERQWHVIDASDVVLGRLATHSATLLRGKHKPTFAPHVDMGDFVVIINAGKVALTGNKRQTKVAYRHSGYPGGLKQISYDELLAKRPERAIELAVKGMLPHNKLGRQLIKKLKVYAGAEHPHEAQKPVPFEITQIAQ encoded by the coding sequence GTGCGTACGTACAGCCCGAAGCCGGGTGAAATCGAGCGTCAGTGGCACGTCATCGACGCGTCTGACGTCGTGCTGGGCCGACTGGCCACCCACTCCGCGACTCTGCTCCGCGGTAAGCACAAGCCCACTTTCGCGCCGCACGTCGACATGGGTGACTTTGTCGTGATCATCAACGCGGGCAAGGTGGCTCTGACCGGCAACAAGCGGCAGACCAAGGTGGCGTACCGGCACTCCGGTTACCCGGGCGGCCTCAAGCAGATCAGCTACGACGAGCTGCTCGCCAAGCGCCCGGAGCGCGCGATCGAGCTCGCGGTCAAGGGCATGCTGCCCCACAACAAGCTCGGCCGTCAGCTGATCAAGAAGCTGAAGGTCTACGCCGGCGCTGAGCACCCGCACGAGGCGCAGAAGCCGGTCCCGTTCGAGATCACGCAGATCGCGCAGTAG